The following are encoded together in the Chiloscyllium plagiosum isolate BGI_BamShark_2017 chromosome 46, ASM401019v2, whole genome shotgun sequence genome:
- the LOC122544060 gene encoding uncharacterized protein LOC122544060 isoform X1 — translation MNEEVMEKIQQILEDLTDEEMKHFRYLLGDHRIPAGKLENANAWKVAELLKKFYHDKKKALNVVVDILGTIPRMDLVERLIGKEDLDELDGFRKQSVGYLCHQERALSGASPDHDQDSELKQPINKRNVKANVRKNKVKDYGRDGKLRYPSISQMYLGFTISVLGAASAILTPHSRFAQARIPWWSGVLFCVIGMIPLLPLRISEKFKLRIVLVSNIIGLLITLASIGLSIWNGIEQTSDIKVASDKGLTDVGCGNNLGDYFPQPTRPISSSGGTSYIFHRSWRLACPVIIG, via the exons ATGAATGAG GAAGTAATGGAGAAAATTCAGCAAATTCTAGAGGATTTGACAGACGAGGAGATGAAACACTTCAGGTACTTATTGGGCGATCATCGCATACCAGCTGGCAAACTAGAAAATGCTAATGCTTGGAAGGTGGCGGAGCTGCTGAAGAAATTCTACCACGACAAGAAGAAAGCTTTAAACGTGGTTGTGGATATTCTGGGAACCATTCCCCGAATGGATTTGGTGGAAAGGCTCATAGGGAAAGAG GACCTTGATGAACTTGATGGATTCAGGAAACAATCAGTGGGCTACTTATGTCATCAAGAACGAGCATTGTCAGGAGCGAGCCCTGATCATGACCAAGATTCAGAGTTAAAGCAGCCAATCAATAAGCGAAATGTAAAAGCAAATGTCC GTAAAAATAAAGTCAAAGACTATGGACGTGATGGAAAGCTACGATATCCTTCA ATAAGCCAAATGTACttgggcttcacaatcagtgTTTTGGGAGCTGCATCGGCGATTTTAACGCCCCATAGCCGATTTGCACAGGCCCGCATTCCATGGTGGTCTGGCGTTCTG TTTTGTGTCATAGGAATGATTCCTTTGTTACCCCTCAGGATAAGTGAAAAATTTAAG TTACGTATTGTACTTGTCTCGAACATCATAGGTTTGCTGATTACTTTAGCGTCAATTGGATTATCAATCTGGAATGGAATTGAACAGACTAGTGACATTAAG GTGGCGTCTGATAAGGGCCTGActgatgtgggctgtgggaatAATCTGGGAGATTATTTCCCACAGCCAACGAGGCCTATCTCAAGTTCTGGAGGAACGAGCTACATTTTCCACCGAAGCTGGAG
- the LOC122544060 gene encoding uncharacterized protein LOC122544060 isoform X2, producing the protein MEKIQQILEDLTDEEMKHFRYLLGDHRIPAGKLENANAWKVAELLKKFYHDKKKALNVVVDILGTIPRMDLVERLIGKEDLDELDGFRKQSVGYLCHQERALSGASPDHDQDSELKQPINKRNVKANVRKNKVKDYGRDGKLRYPSISQMYLGFTISVLGAASAILTPHSRFAQARIPWWSGVLFCVIGMIPLLPLRISEKFKLRIVLVSNIIGLLITLASIGLSIWNGIEQTSDIKVASDKGLTDVGCGNNLGDYFPQPTRPISSSGGTSYIFHRSWRLACPVIIG; encoded by the exons ATGGAGAAAATTCAGCAAATTCTAGAGGATTTGACAGACGAGGAGATGAAACACTTCAGGTACTTATTGGGCGATCATCGCATACCAGCTGGCAAACTAGAAAATGCTAATGCTTGGAAGGTGGCGGAGCTGCTGAAGAAATTCTACCACGACAAGAAGAAAGCTTTAAACGTGGTTGTGGATATTCTGGGAACCATTCCCCGAATGGATTTGGTGGAAAGGCTCATAGGGAAAGAG GACCTTGATGAACTTGATGGATTCAGGAAACAATCAGTGGGCTACTTATGTCATCAAGAACGAGCATTGTCAGGAGCGAGCCCTGATCATGACCAAGATTCAGAGTTAAAGCAGCCAATCAATAAGCGAAATGTAAAAGCAAATGTCC GTAAAAATAAAGTCAAAGACTATGGACGTGATGGAAAGCTACGATATCCTTCA ATAAGCCAAATGTACttgggcttcacaatcagtgTTTTGGGAGCTGCATCGGCGATTTTAACGCCCCATAGCCGATTTGCACAGGCCCGCATTCCATGGTGGTCTGGCGTTCTG TTTTGTGTCATAGGAATGATTCCTTTGTTACCCCTCAGGATAAGTGAAAAATTTAAG TTACGTATTGTACTTGTCTCGAACATCATAGGTTTGCTGATTACTTTAGCGTCAATTGGATTATCAATCTGGAATGGAATTGAACAGACTAGTGACATTAAG GTGGCGTCTGATAAGGGCCTGActgatgtgggctgtgggaatAATCTGGGAGATTATTTCCCACAGCCAACGAGGCCTATCTCAAGTTCTGGAGGAACGAGCTACATTTTCCACCGAAGCTGGAG